CCGAGAGCCGGCATGGTGCCTGGGTTGGGAGGTGGTGGCGTCCACCGCCTATCGAAGTTGACTACGGTATCGAGGCGGACCCTGGCCCTGCCGACGGCGGCGGTGGACTGGATCGTGATGATCGACGCCGAAGTAATGAACGCCCGGCCGAGGGCCGGCCGCAGCAGATGCGGGATGCTCAGGGGCTGAAACAGCAGCGGACTGTCCGCGCCGAGCAGCATTCGCAGCATCGGGTACAGGTCGGTCGGCCCCCCGCTGCCTTCCACGAACTTCACGAAATCGTAGGGAGAGCTGAACCAGGCGATGGGCACGAGGCTGCGCATGGTTCCGACCAGCTGCACGAATTTGGCTCCCTCGAGCGGATCCCTACACAGCGCCTGCGGCTGCTCGATGAGAAACGAGCAGAGACGCGCGAGCATCACCAGGGGAGGCGCTTCGTTCACGTTTACCGAGCCCGAGCCGTAGATCGTGACCTGGCGTTTCTCGGGATCGTCGGGATCAGGCTCGATGAAGGTGGCCCAGAAATCGTCGTCGATGCCACGGATCATCCTGAGCTCCTGCAACGAGTCGTAGGGCGCGTTCTTGACCTGGTAGGGGTCGTCGAGCGAGCTGTATACGTCGTCCTCGCTGCCGGCCTCGCCGATCATGGACGAGCCCGGATCGAAGACCGTGCGACGCTGATCGTAGTCCCACCAATC
This genomic stretch from Pseudomonadota bacterium harbors:
- a CDS encoding type II secretion system protein GspK, whose product is MSSAHKNGPAGRRTTAGRHNRREQGVALVMVLTVVAILSIFLADFHESTTTALSIAASQRDQLRAEYIAKSGLNLTRLLISKEPQITRAVAPLYRLLIKRRAPQINVWRFADQILGPFFNRPATDQLGSDEDEIALTSSFDLSEAEGLESLGGTFHIAASVENSKINLNNPLFRSGTDAKRSTAMQLFMLMGGHQNPNPYDPLFSRQDADGHYTTPLDIVSAAIDWWDYDQRRTVFDPGSSMIGEAGSEDDVYSSLDDPYQVKNAPYDSLQELRMIRGIDDDFWATFIEPDPDDPEKRQVTIYGSGSVNVNEAPPLVMLARLCSFLIEQPQALCRDPLEGAKFVQLVGTMRSLVPIAWFSSPYDFVKFVEGSGGPTDLYPMLRMLLGADSPLLFQPLSIPHLLRPALGRAFITSASIITIQSTAAVGRARVRLDTVVNFDRRWTPPPPNPGTMPALGVLHYYRLD